A genomic window from Tolypothrix sp. PCC 7910 includes:
- a CDS encoding sugar kinase, with amino-acid sequence MTNNGLFVGLVTLDLIYLADSPPQNNQKIVATDYTVAAGGPATNAAVTFSHLGNQATILGVVGSHPMTQLIRTDLAAYKVAIADLYPTTNAAVPVSSIIVTQSTGERAVVSINAVKTQASSSSIPADILQNIDIVLIDGHQMAVGIEIAQMAKAQNIPIVIDGGSWKSGFEELLPFVDYAICSANFHPPNYQTAAEAFAYLSALKIPHIAITHGEQPIEYLSCGDSGVVNVPQIQPVDTLGAGDIFHGAFCHHILQANFTDALAEAAKVAANACQFFGTRRWMEAKH; translated from the coding sequence ATGACAAATAACGGCTTATTTGTAGGTTTAGTAACCTTGGATTTGATTTACTTGGCTGATTCGCCTCCCCAGAATAATCAGAAGATTGTTGCTACTGACTATACAGTGGCAGCAGGGGGCCCGGCTACAAATGCGGCTGTCACTTTTAGCCATTTGGGGAATCAAGCTACTATTTTGGGTGTAGTGGGTTCTCACCCGATGACGCAGCTAATTCGCACAGATTTGGCAGCTTACAAAGTAGCGATCGCGGATCTTTACCCTACCACTAATGCTGCTGTACCTGTATCTTCCATCATTGTTACCCAATCTACAGGCGAACGAGCAGTAGTTTCCATTAATGCGGTAAAAACTCAAGCTAGTAGTTCCTCAATCCCGGCTGATATTTTGCAAAACATTGATATAGTGCTAATTGATGGGCATCAAATGGCTGTGGGTATCGAAATTGCTCAAATGGCTAAGGCTCAGAATATCCCCATTGTGATTGATGGTGGTAGTTGGAAAAGTGGATTTGAGGAACTCTTACCTTTTGTTGATTACGCGATTTGTTCTGCTAACTTTCATCCCCCCAACTATCAAACAGCCGCAGAAGCTTTCGCCTATCTCAGTGCTTTGAAAATTCCCCACATCGCTATTACTCACGGCGAACAACCAATTGAATACTTAAGTTGTGGTGATAGTGGCGTTGTGAATGTGCCACAGATTCAACCAGTTGATACACTGGGTGCTGGAGATATTTTTCACGGTGCTTTCTGTCATCACATTTTACAAGCAAATTTTACCGATGCGCTGGCTGAGGCTGCGAAAGTTGCCGCTAATGCTTGCCAATTTTTCGGCACACGCCGTTGGATGGAAGCCAAGCACTGA